In one Massilia endophytica genomic region, the following are encoded:
- the folK gene encoding 2-amino-4-hydroxy-6-hydroxymethyldihydropteridine diphosphokinase has protein sequence MTTAYIGIGANLGDARANVLDAIERLRRAPGCTLEAASSLYHTAPIDSSGGDYINAVARIGTALDAQSLLEALQAIEQAHGRERPYRNAPRTLDLDVLLYGEEQIATATLTVPHPRMTERAFVLAPLLEIAPGVHVPGHGPAAAFLPLVQDQPIAKLDT, from the coding sequence ATGACCACTGCCTACATCGGCATCGGCGCCAACCTGGGCGACGCACGCGCGAACGTGCTGGACGCCATCGAGCGCCTGCGCCGCGCCCCGGGCTGCACGCTGGAAGCTGCGTCGAGCCTCTACCACACGGCCCCCATCGATTCCAGCGGCGGCGACTACATCAACGCCGTCGCCCGCATCGGCACCGCGCTCGACGCACAAAGCCTGCTGGAAGCCCTGCAGGCCATCGAGCAGGCCCACGGCCGCGAACGCCCCTACCGCAACGCGCCGCGCACACTGGACCTCGACGTGCTGCTCTACGGCGAGGAGCAGATTGCCACCGCCACGCTCACCGTACCGCACCCGCGCATGACCGAACGCGCTTTCGTGCTGGCACCCCTGCTGGAAATCGCCCCTGGCGTGCACGTGCCGGGCCATGGCCCCGCCGCCGCATTCCTGCCGCTGGTGCAGGACCAGCCCATCGCGAAACTGGACACTTGA
- a CDS encoding DMT family protein → MQTLLLLAASNIFMTIAWYWHLKGGMNKPLFTVILISWIIAFVEYCLAVPANRIGFASGWSAGQLKVVQEAIALIVFGIFAVAVLGEPLSWRHLGAFLSIMAAVAFLFVGK, encoded by the coding sequence ATGCAGACCCTCCTCCTCCTCGCCGCCTCCAATATCTTCATGACTATCGCCTGGTACTGGCACCTCAAGGGCGGCATGAACAAGCCGCTCTTCACGGTGATCCTCATCAGCTGGATCATCGCCTTCGTGGAGTATTGCCTCGCAGTACCGGCAAACCGCATCGGCTTTGCCAGCGGCTGGAGCGCGGGCCAGCTCAAGGTGGTGCAGGAAGCCATTGCGCTCATCGTATTCGGCATTTTCGCCGTGGCCGTGCTGGGCGAGCCGCTCAGCTGGCGCCACCTTGGGGCCTTCCTCAGCATCATGGCGGCCGTCGCCTTCCTCTTCGTCGGCAAATAG
- a CDS encoding glutamine synthetase family protein: MAIRENFTYTDMDEWLNAKRVTEIECLVPDLTGVARGKILPRAKFTEERGMRIPEAVLGMTVTGNSPTDDPAYDRAISATDRDMILKADPTTITMVPWATDPTAQVIHDCYFADGRLVDFAPRSVLRRVIKLYEEKGWNPVVAPELEFYLTDKISDPDLPLKAPIGRSGRAETSRQVYSIDAVNEFDPLFEDIYDYCDMMGLDVDTLIHEIGAGQMEINFLHGEPLDLADKVFFFKRTLREAALKHSMYATFMAKPMAGEPGSAMHIHQSVTDSKTGWNIFSNEDGSPSQAFKYYIGGLQRYMPSALAIVAPYVNSYRRLVKHTAAPINIQWGVDNRTVGFRVPESGVQDRRVENRIIGSDANPYLALAVTLACGYLGMTEQLEPTPITTGSAYDMKYELPQGLPEALAALRAEEKLRTVLGERFIDVYAAIKDLEHQEFMTVISPWEREHLLLHV; this comes from the coding sequence ATGGCTATCCGAGAAAACTTTACCTACACCGATATGGATGAGTGGCTCAATGCAAAACGGGTCACCGAGATCGAATGCCTGGTGCCGGACCTGACCGGCGTTGCGCGCGGCAAGATCCTGCCGCGCGCCAAATTCACCGAGGAACGCGGCATGCGCATCCCGGAAGCGGTGCTGGGCATGACCGTGACGGGCAATTCGCCCACGGACGATCCGGCCTACGACCGTGCCATCTCGGCCACGGACCGCGACATGATCCTGAAGGCCGACCCCACCACCATCACCATGGTGCCCTGGGCCACCGACCCCACGGCGCAGGTGATCCACGACTGCTACTTCGCCGACGGCCGCCTGGTCGATTTCGCGCCTCGCTCCGTGCTGCGCCGGGTCATCAAGCTGTATGAGGAGAAGGGCTGGAACCCCGTGGTGGCGCCGGAACTGGAGTTCTACCTCACGGACAAGATCTCCGACCCCGACCTGCCGCTCAAGGCGCCCATCGGCCGCAGCGGCCGTGCCGAAACCTCGCGCCAGGTCTACAGCATCGACGCGGTGAACGAATTCGACCCGCTGTTCGAGGATATTTACGACTACTGCGACATGATGGGCCTCGATGTCGATACCCTGATCCATGAAATCGGCGCCGGACAGATGGAGATCAACTTCCTGCACGGCGAGCCGCTGGACCTGGCGGACAAGGTGTTCTTCTTCAAGCGCACCCTGCGCGAGGCGGCGCTCAAGCACTCCATGTACGCCACCTTCATGGCCAAGCCCATGGCGGGCGAACCCGGATCGGCAATGCACATCCACCAGAGCGTGACCGATTCGAAGACCGGCTGGAACATTTTCAGCAATGAGGACGGCTCGCCTTCGCAAGCTTTCAAGTATTACATCGGCGGCCTGCAGCGCTACATGCCTTCCGCTCTGGCCATCGTGGCGCCCTACGTGAACTCCTACCGGCGCCTGGTGAAGCACACGGCCGCGCCCATCAACATACAGTGGGGCGTGGACAACCGCACGGTCGGCTTCCGCGTGCCCGAATCGGGTGTGCAGGACCGCCGCGTGGAGAACCGCATCATCGGATCGGACGCCAATCCCTACCTGGCCCTCGCCGTGACTCTCGCATGCGGCTACCTCGGCATGACGGAGCAGCTGGAACCCACACCCATTACCACCGGGAGCGCGTATGATATGAAGTACGAGCTGCCGCAAGGACTCCCTGAAGCACTGGCAGCGCTGCGCGCGGAAGAAAAGCTGCGCACCGTGCTGGGCGAGCGCTTCATCGACGTTTACGCCGCGATCAAGGACCTGGAACACCAGGAATTCATGACCGTGATCAGCCCGTGGGAACGCGAGCATCTGCTGCTGCACGTATGA
- a CDS encoding sodium:solute symporter family protein, whose amino-acid sequence MNTTLIVFVVLYLLGTLALGMWAGTRIKNTSDFAVAGRSLPLIMVITTTFATWFGAETVMGVPAKFVQGGLNAVIEDPFGAGTCLILVGLFFASKLYKLNLLTIGDYYRQRYGKGIEVFCSVAIILSYLGWVAAQITALGLVFSVLTNGAMAPATGMVIGTLAVLIYVVVGGFLAVAITDFIQMIVLVVGMTVIAFFAADLAGGAGNVLNMAQKADLWRLLPEPSFTDIVFFIGAAITMMFGSIPQQDVFQRVMSAKNAPTARNGAVIGGASYILFGFVPMFIVAAAVVVMGDSAMDIAKNDYQRLLPTFVMTKMPLVMQILFFGALLSAIKSTSSATLLAPSTSFVENILKNLRPHMKDKEQLFAMRATIVIFAALVLAYAIAMQGTSIYELVSSAYQVTLVGAFVPLVMGLYWKRATTQGAIVSIAAGIAVWILFFPQVSDLGTAFPGQLAGLLAAFAGMFAGSLAPQVLKNRHEPHHAAGAQA is encoded by the coding sequence ATGAACACCACTTTGATCGTTTTCGTCGTGCTCTACCTGCTGGGCACCCTGGCCCTCGGCATGTGGGCGGGCACGCGGATCAAAAATACCAGCGACTTCGCCGTGGCAGGCCGCAGCCTGCCCCTGATCATGGTCATTACGACCACCTTCGCCACCTGGTTCGGCGCCGAAACCGTGATGGGCGTGCCCGCCAAGTTCGTGCAGGGCGGCCTGAATGCCGTGATCGAAGACCCCTTCGGCGCGGGCACCTGCCTGATCCTCGTCGGCCTCTTCTTCGCCTCCAAGCTGTACAAACTCAACCTGCTCACCATCGGCGACTACTACCGCCAGCGCTACGGCAAGGGCATCGAAGTGTTCTGCTCCGTCGCCATCATCCTGAGCTACCTGGGCTGGGTGGCGGCCCAGATCACGGCCCTGGGCCTGGTGTTCTCCGTGCTGACCAACGGCGCCATGGCCCCGGCCACCGGCATGGTGATCGGCACCCTGGCGGTGCTGATCTATGTGGTGGTGGGCGGCTTCCTGGCCGTGGCCATCACGGACTTCATCCAGATGATCGTGCTGGTGGTGGGCATGACGGTGATTGCTTTCTTCGCCGCCGACCTGGCGGGCGGCGCAGGCAATGTGCTGAACATGGCGCAGAAGGCCGACCTGTGGCGCCTGCTGCCCGAGCCGAGCTTCACGGACATCGTCTTCTTCATCGGCGCGGCCATCACCATGATGTTCGGCAGCATTCCGCAGCAGGACGTGTTCCAGCGCGTGATGTCGGCCAAGAACGCACCCACCGCGCGCAACGGCGCCGTAATCGGCGGCGCCAGCTATATCCTCTTCGGCTTCGTGCCCATGTTCATCGTGGCCGCCGCGGTGGTGGTGATGGGCGACAGCGCCATGGATATCGCCAAGAACGACTACCAGCGCCTGCTGCCCACTTTCGTGATGACGAAGATGCCGCTCGTGATGCAGATCCTCTTCTTCGGCGCCCTGCTCTCGGCCATCAAGAGCACTTCCTCCGCCACGCTGCTGGCGCCTTCCACCAGCTTCGTCGAGAACATCCTGAAGAACCTGCGCCCGCACATGAAGGACAAGGAGCAGCTGTTCGCCATGCGCGCCACCATCGTGATCTTCGCGGCGCTGGTGCTCGCCTATGCCATCGCCATGCAGGGCACCTCGATCTACGAACTGGTGTCGAGTGCCTACCAGGTGACGCTGGTGGGGGCCTTTGTGCCGCTGGTGATGGGCCTGTACTGGAAGCGCGCCACGACGCAGGGCGCCATCGTCTCCATCGCAGCGGGCATCGCCGTGTGGATTCTTTTCTTCCCCCAGGTGTCCGACCTGGGAACGGCCTTCCCCGGCCAGCTTGCAGGCCTGCTGGCGGCTTTCGCGGGCATGTTCGCAGGTTCGCTGGCGCCGCAGGTGCTGAAGAACCGCCATGAGCCGCATCACGCGGCCGGCGCCCAGGCCTGA
- the panB gene encoding 3-methyl-2-oxobutanoate hydroxymethyltransferase, with protein MSGYLQGKEMGGAAPVPAPARTVQSKAVTIPTLNALRASGEKISMLTCYDASFASLMERNGVEVLLIGDSLGMVCNGHTSTLPVTVQEVAYHTAAVARGAKSAMIVADMPFGSYGTPEAAFNNAVQLMQAGAHMVKIEGGAWVADTVRFLVERAVPVCAHVGLTPQSVHQLGGYKVQGKTTESAETLKSDALKLQAAGASMVVLEAIPSALGKEVTDMLAMPTIGIGAGPDCSGQVLVMHDLLGVFPGRKARFVKNFMDGQTSIDAAISAYVAAVKDGSFPALEHCF; from the coding sequence ATGTCCGGATATTTGCAAGGAAAAGAGATGGGCGGCGCGGCCCCAGTGCCGGCGCCGGCCAGGACGGTGCAGAGCAAGGCCGTCACCATTCCCACCCTGAACGCCCTGCGCGCTTCCGGCGAGAAGATCAGCATGCTCACCTGCTACGACGCGAGCTTCGCCTCGCTCATGGAGCGCAACGGCGTGGAAGTGCTGCTGATCGGGGATTCGCTGGGCATGGTCTGCAACGGCCACACCTCCACCCTGCCGGTGACGGTGCAGGAAGTGGCCTATCACACGGCCGCCGTGGCGCGCGGCGCGAAGTCCGCGATGATCGTGGCGGACATGCCATTCGGCAGCTATGGCACGCCGGAGGCGGCCTTCAACAACGCCGTGCAGCTGATGCAGGCGGGGGCGCACATGGTGAAGATCGAAGGCGGCGCGTGGGTGGCCGATACAGTCCGCTTCCTGGTGGAGCGCGCGGTGCCGGTGTGCGCGCACGTCGGGCTCACGCCGCAGTCCGTACACCAGCTGGGCGGCTACAAGGTGCAGGGCAAGACGACCGAGAGCGCCGAAACGCTGAAGTCCGATGCGCTGAAGCTGCAGGCCGCCGGCGCTTCCATGGTGGTGCTGGAGGCGATTCCCTCGGCGCTGGGCAAGGAAGTGACGGACATGCTGGCGATGCCGACCATCGGTATCGGCGCGGGTCCGGACTGCTCGGGACAGGTGCTGGTGATGCATGACCTGCTGGGCGTATTCCCGGGGCGGAAAGCGCGCTTCGTGAAGAACTTCATGGATGGCCAGACCAGCATCGATGCGGCCATTTCGGCATATGTGGCGGCCGTGAAGGACGGGTCCTTCCCGGCCCTGGAGCACTGTTTCTAA
- a CDS encoding aspartate aminotransferase family protein, with amino-acid sequence MTTNPVAPELPDTQALQRLDAAHYLHPFTDHKALAEKGARVVVRGDGIYLWDSEGRKMLDGMSGLWCVNVGYGRNSITQAVAKQMDTLPFYNSFFNTTNIPAVQLAAKLSSLAPPGFSHVFYAGSGSEANDTNVRMVRRYWDLMGQPGRQVVISRQNAYHGSTMAGASLGGMSGMHVQGGLPIPGIVHIEQPSYTAHGEGMTPEEFGIVAASWLEERIKELGPDKVAAFIGEPIQGAGGVIIPPSTYWPEIRRICDKYDVLLIADEVITGFGRLGSWFASEAFGMRPDLITFAKGVTSGYVPMGGVLVSDRIAQVLVAGGDFNHGFTYSGHPVACAAAMENIRIIEEEGLVERVAHDTGPYLKQRFASLAAHPLVGSAESHGFVAGLDLVRRKAARVHHQARFDPTLAVGMICRGHMFENGMIMRAVGDRMIIAPPLIMTHAQIDEMMQKIRYCLDLTLDDLTRRGWLG; translated from the coding sequence ATGACCACCAATCCCGTGGCGCCGGAACTGCCGGACACGCAGGCGCTGCAGCGGCTCGACGCTGCGCACTATCTCCACCCCTTTACCGACCATAAGGCCCTGGCCGAAAAAGGCGCGCGCGTCGTGGTGCGCGGCGACGGCATCTACCTGTGGGATTCGGAAGGGCGGAAGATGCTGGACGGGATGTCCGGGCTGTGGTGCGTGAACGTGGGCTACGGCCGCAACAGCATCACGCAGGCGGTGGCAAAGCAGATGGACACGCTGCCTTTCTACAACAGCTTCTTCAACACCACCAATATCCCGGCGGTGCAGCTGGCGGCGAAGCTTTCCTCGCTGGCGCCGCCAGGGTTCAGCCATGTGTTCTATGCAGGCTCCGGCTCGGAAGCGAACGACACCAATGTGCGCATGGTGCGCCGCTACTGGGACCTGATGGGCCAGCCCGGCCGCCAGGTCGTCATCAGCCGCCAGAACGCCTACCACGGCAGCACCATGGCGGGCGCATCGCTGGGGGGCATGAGCGGCATGCACGTGCAGGGCGGCCTGCCGATTCCCGGCATCGTGCATATCGAGCAGCCCAGCTACACGGCGCACGGCGAGGGCATGACGCCGGAGGAATTCGGCATCGTCGCCGCCTCCTGGCTGGAAGAACGCATCAAGGAGCTGGGGCCGGACAAGGTGGCCGCCTTCATCGGCGAGCCGATACAGGGCGCGGGCGGCGTGATCATTCCGCCATCGACCTACTGGCCCGAGATACGCCGCATCTGCGACAAATACGATGTGCTGCTGATCGCGGACGAAGTCATCACAGGCTTCGGGCGCCTGGGCAGCTGGTTCGCTTCCGAGGCCTTCGGCATGCGGCCTGACCTCATCACCTTCGCCAAGGGCGTCACGTCAGGCTATGTGCCCATGGGCGGCGTTCTGGTGAGCGACCGCATCGCGCAGGTACTGGTTGCGGGCGGCGACTTCAATCACGGCTTCACTTATTCTGGCCACCCGGTGGCCTGTGCGGCGGCGATGGAGAACATCCGCATCATCGAAGAAGAAGGCCTGGTGGAGCGCGTGGCGCACGACACGGGACCTTACCTGAAGCAGCGCTTTGCCAGCCTGGCGGCCCATCCGCTTGTGGGTTCGGCCGAGAGCCATGGCTTTGTGGCGGGGCTGGACCTGGTGCGGCGCAAGGCGGCGCGCGTACACCACCAGGCGCGCTTCGATCCCACGCTGGCTGTAGGCATGATCTGCCGCGGCCACATGTTCGAGAACGGCATGATCATGCGCGCCGTTGGCGACCGCATGATCATTGCGCCGCCCCTCATCATGACGCACGCCCAGATCGACGAGATGATGCAGAAGATCCGCTACTGCCTGGACCTCACCCTCGACGATCTCACCCGGCGCGGCTGGCTGGGCTGA
- a CDS encoding gamma-glutamyl-gamma-aminobutyrate hydrolase family protein, with protein sequence MRRPIVLVPACTRQIGLFPNHAAQNKYVNAVVLGARCMPLILPALGDLADLEAVLAVADGVMLTGSASNVHADLYGQAIHNPALPLDAARDATTLPLIRAAIGRGMPVLGICRGFQEMNVALGGTLHQAVQELPGMMDHRDKEDDSLEVQYGPAHRVLLTPGGKFAEMLGNPAEIMVNSLHGQGVDKLAPGITVEAVADDGLVEAYTVSTASGFTLAVQWHPEWHITENPDSMKMFLAFGKACRDYCDSKERA encoded by the coding sequence CGTACTCGTCCCGGCTTGTACGCGGCAGATTGGCCTGTTCCCCAATCACGCTGCGCAGAACAAGTATGTCAACGCCGTCGTTCTTGGCGCGCGCTGCATGCCTCTGATTCTGCCTGCGCTGGGCGACCTCGCGGACCTGGAGGCCGTGCTCGCCGTGGCGGATGGCGTCATGCTCACCGGCTCCGCATCCAATGTGCATGCGGACCTGTACGGCCAGGCCATCCATAACCCGGCCTTGCCGCTCGACGCCGCGCGCGACGCCACCACCCTGCCGCTGATCCGTGCCGCCATCGGGCGCGGCATGCCGGTGCTGGGCATCTGCCGCGGCTTCCAGGAAATGAACGTGGCCCTGGGCGGCACGCTGCACCAGGCGGTGCAGGAACTGCCGGGCATGATGGATCACCGCGACAAGGAAGATGACTCTCTGGAAGTGCAGTATGGCCCGGCGCACCGCGTGCTCTTGACCCCAGGCGGCAAGTTCGCGGAAATGCTGGGCAACCCGGCCGAGATCATGGTCAATTCGCTGCATGGACAGGGCGTGGACAAGCTCGCCCCCGGCATCACGGTGGAAGCCGTAGCCGATGATGGCCTCGTGGAGGCCTATACCGTCAGTACCGCGTCCGGCTTCACGCTGGCCGTGCAGTGGCATCCCGAGTGGCATATCACGGAAAACCCGGATTCGATGAAGATGTTCCTTGCTTTCGGCAAGGCGTGCCGCGACTACTGCGACAGCAAGGAGCGTGCATGA
- a CDS encoding aldehyde dehydrogenase, with the protein MATTAWHERAAALTIDGRAVIGGDRVEARSGQRFDCISPIDGRKLAEVVRCDAADVDTAVAASRAAFEDGRWAGFAPAKRKRILIKFADLMQKNAAELALLETLDMGKPIKYSQSVDVAGAANCIRWYGEAIDKVYGEIAPAPSNSLALITREPVGVVGAIVPWNYPMLMASWKIAPALAAGNSVVLKPSEKSPLTALRLAELALEAGVPAGVFNVLPGFGQEAGSALALHMDVDCIAFTGSTRVGKQIMQMAGQSNLKRAWTELGGKSANIVCADCPDLDAAVSSAIGSIFFNQGESCNAPSRLFVEESIRERFIEKALAMVPDFAPGDPLDENTVMGAIVDDIQLRTVMGYIEQGRAAGARLLAGGERVRTESGGYYVAPTIFDRVDSGMSIAREEIFGPVLSVLSFTSLEEAVKQANATQYGLHAAVWTSDLSKAIRTSRALRAGTVHVNQYDNDDITVPFGGYKQSGNGRDKSLHALDKYTELKTTWIQV; encoded by the coding sequence ATGGCAACAACAGCTTGGCACGAAAGGGCGGCCGCCCTGACCATCGACGGCCGCGCGGTGATCGGCGGAGACCGGGTGGAAGCCCGCTCCGGCCAGCGTTTCGACTGCATTTCGCCCATCGACGGCCGCAAACTGGCGGAAGTGGTGCGCTGCGATGCCGCGGATGTCGACACGGCCGTCGCCGCATCCCGCGCTGCCTTCGAAGACGGGCGCTGGGCCGGTTTCGCGCCCGCGAAACGCAAGCGCATTCTCATCAAGTTCGCGGACCTGATGCAGAAGAATGCCGCCGAACTGGCCCTGCTCGAAACGCTGGACATGGGCAAACCGATCAAATACAGCCAGTCGGTGGACGTGGCGGGCGCCGCCAACTGCATCCGCTGGTACGGCGAGGCCATCGACAAGGTGTATGGCGAGATTGCACCCGCGCCTTCAAACAGCCTGGCGCTGATCACGCGCGAGCCGGTGGGCGTGGTGGGCGCCATCGTGCCCTGGAACTACCCCATGCTCATGGCCTCGTGGAAGATCGCCCCCGCGCTCGCGGCAGGCAACAGCGTGGTGCTCAAGCCATCCGAGAAGTCCCCGCTGACGGCGCTGCGCCTGGCGGAGCTGGCGCTGGAGGCGGGCGTTCCGGCGGGCGTGTTCAATGTGCTGCCCGGCTTCGGCCAGGAGGCGGGCAGCGCGCTCGCCCTGCACATGGACGTGGACTGCATCGCCTTCACAGGCTCCACGCGCGTGGGCAAGCAGATCATGCAGATGGCGGGGCAGTCGAACCTGAAACGGGCATGGACGGAACTGGGCGGGAAATCCGCCAACATCGTCTGCGCGGACTGTCCGGACCTGGATGCGGCGGTGTCTTCGGCCATCGGCTCCATCTTCTTCAACCAGGGCGAGAGCTGCAATGCGCCTTCGCGCCTGTTTGTGGAGGAATCGATACGCGAGCGCTTCATCGAGAAGGCGCTGGCCATGGTGCCGGATTTCGCGCCGGGCGATCCGCTGGACGAGAACACCGTGATGGGCGCCATCGTCGACGATATCCAGCTGCGCACGGTGATGGGTTATATCGAGCAGGGCAGGGCGGCTGGCGCGCGCCTGCTGGCGGGCGGAGAACGTGTGCGCACGGAGAGCGGCGGCTACTATGTGGCGCCGACCATTTTCGACCGGGTGGACAGCGGCATGAGCATCGCACGCGAGGAGATTTTCGGGCCCGTGCTGTCGGTGCTGAGTTTCACGAGTCTGGAGGAGGCGGTGAAGCAGGCCAATGCCACGCAATACGGCCTGCACGCGGCGGTGTGGACTTCGGACCTGAGCAAGGCGATCCGCACCTCACGCGCCCTGCGGGCAGGCACCGTGCACGTCAACCAGTACGACAACGACGACATCACGGTACCTTTCGGCGGCTACAAGCAGTCTGGCAACGGCCGCGACAAATCGCTGCACGCGCTGGACAAGTACACGGAGCTGAAAACCACCTGGATCCAGGTTTAG